From the Macrobrachium rosenbergii isolate ZJJX-2024 chromosome 50, ASM4041242v1, whole genome shotgun sequence genome, the window TCGAGTTCGAAATATTCGAATAAAATCGAACAATATTATTGTTTCCATTTCTTGAAAGTAATTGTGTTTTGCACGGATAACCTTTAGTAAGTGTCAGATAACTGCGCAGTCACGAAGCAGaacgagacacacacacacagagagagagagagagagagagagagagagagattaaaagttgAATCAGAGACCGTGACCATATCGaactattaaaaaagaataaaaaagtgagACTTGAGCAATATAGTACTAATGCTGAGAAAGATTTTGAATACGACCTAACCGTCTATACTCTCGCAGTCTCATCTGTTCTGGCGCCTCTTTCAAGCATTTAACTGAATGTTCTCCGCCAAGCATTGCACTGACTTCTCAAAGGAATATATgttcttaaagaagaagaaggagaagaagaagaagtggagtgAGGAGTGAGGGCGTCCTGCCTTGGCCAGCCTAATGGTAGGGACGAGGGAGGAGTAAGGCAGGTAAATGGGGAGTTATAGTAAGCTACCTTGACCTGGACCTGATTGGCGGCGTGATTGGTGCGCACTCGGCACGTACACTTTCGCTTATgggcttggttctctctctctctctctctctctctctctctctctctctctctctctctctctctctctgtctgtcttccaATATAACCTAAGCAGAACAGCTCTTCCTCCAGAGATCTTGACAGAGACTGAAGCTCATTTTCGAAAACTCAATCGCAGCAAAAGGAATTCAAAACGATTTCACGACAATGTAACCAATGATAATGCAGTTAGTACCATCTCTTGTAGTTACCTTTTCATTCACATAAATCACCTCTTATACAAAGGCTCTTTCAGTCTTATAAAAGGGCAAATAAAGGATAGGCTGATACTGTAATACAGAGTAATATCTCCAAGGTGAATGAAGGCGCTGATGCACACGGCAGTAAAATTCTGAGTGAGTTCATCTAAAGAGAAAGTGATTTCAGGTCTGTTTTACAGTTCACGCTTATCTAAGCTTCAttcctgtctatctgtctatctatctatctatctatctatctatctatctatctattctgtTAACTGTAGGGAGATTCAACTGCCATGAGTCTAAATGAAACATGAGAGTGATGCCAAAGCCATTTTAATCACAAAGGCAGCGGCCAGGGAGATATGAGTCTACGAAGCCTTGTCGAATATAAACTGttcaaaaacaacgaaaaaccGTCAGGAAATTATATAGCTGTTGCTTAAGGAAACCACACACATAAAGAGTTTGGGGGGAAAAGAATGAGGTAAATGAaaatcttacagaaaaaaaaataaaaatccaggaAAACTCACACCGCAGAGAAATTTAGTCGCCGACTGCCAGAGAAATGTCAGTAATAGCATGTgaaggaaaagtaatttttccCGTGATTTCGTTCTGCTTACCAAGggcgccataaaaaaaaaaaaggcatggaaAGTGTTTCTGCGATTATGGAAGCGAGGAGTTCAGTGGGAATCATGAGAAACCTAAATCTGAGAGTGAATAGAGTTACCGATACGTCAAAAAGTTTGGTGAAGTCGTTCCCCCCgacccattttttattttcattagagaTATCGTTTTACCCTCTCTTATTTCTTACAGGTTTGTTGTTCTTTTCAAGGTGTCTCATTATGAAAAGTTTAACAGCAACAGTTCAAAAGCAAATATCATCAAGAGAAGGAGGCATTATTCATCCCGCATTACAAAAGACAAACCACTTATGTATGGTCTAACATGCAGGGCAAGAACTCAAAAGAATCATCGAGTTTCACTTCCGAAGGACGCATGATTATGCTTGGAAGCAATGTGCATGTGTGCACGAGTGCATTCTGACGCCCGCGCTCCCACGCCAATTTGCTGTGTCAAGAACAACACCAGCGGACAACATCAGCATACTAAGTAGGCCTAATCGCAGTTGACCGCCTATGGAAAGTCTGGTCTCAAAAAGCGAACTGAAAATTCCTCCAATGAGGCAAGATTCGAAAATAGCGTTCGTAACTGATTTTCAGAAACTGAAGCTCAGATAAGACATCATAAAGAGTATAACAAAGGATTGTAAATGGTAGTATTCTTAGGGgtaacattttccaaaataaagggAGACAAAGTGCGACAGTCATTTGTTTTTCGATgacattttatgcaaattttactACCCAGATTCAGTTGATAACTGATCAAGATTCGTCAGAAAGCATAAGGTCACCATGACAAGTTATCATTAACTGATTTAGGGTCAGTAGTactggaaaaaatatacattaataaactgcgcactaaatatatatatatatatatatatatatatatatatatatatatatatatatatatatatatatatatatatatataatatcctataTATCCTCAGAACATATAAAGAACATTCGACATTTTTCTCAAGTCCAAATTAAGATTAAAACTTGGTAGTATGTGGGAGatactttaaaaatttcaatCAAATTAATCCACTGCATTTTGTATGAGTAATTCATGATATTAAAAAGAACaggggaaatatatatttagagaatttATATATCTAGATAAAAATTCACATTCTTTATCCATCTACATTAATTACACGACGGGGTTCGGAGATAAAGTTTCACAGAAGGGTGAATATAGATTCCGTTCAATAGGCTGAGTGAGACTAGTAAACCACACTCCTTTCCTTGGAGACACGACGCGAGAGTGTCCAAACCAGCCGGGGCAActtttgacgaaaaaaaaaaaagaaaaaaagtcacctGTCGCAGGGAAAAAACCTCTCCTGAATCCTTCCACCGTTATATCCAGCGAATCTGAAGGATTTCGGGAGAGAAAGTTCATTTCCTCGTCAGACAACTTAGAGCGTTAACGGTTTAACCTTCGCCCGGACACTTGACAATATTCCTAgaccgatgtgtgtgtgtgtgtatgtgtgtatggactTTATAAAGACAGAGTAAAGCCAACTCTCTTTTATGGGGGGAAGTGCAGAtgatgaatgcaaataaaaaaaaaggattaagctCTTGATATGATTATCTGAGAAGCAAATCTGGAAATGATTATAGCTCAAATGATGAGAAATAATTCAGACATACGACaaaatggttagagagagagagagggagagagagactatgaatatagtatatatatatcacacgctCACAAATGACATTCATTGTCCCCGTGCTAAACCACAAACTGGAAAACCGGCACCTGTGTCAGTGTTAAGAGAAACTGTCTACCCAAGTCAGTCTCCCTGAATTTTACCAACAAGTGAATTACGACGGTTTCGTCACCAATGAATTGCAGTAAAAAATCCAAGCGCGCCACATTTCCGTCGGTTCCGCTCTCTCAActgacataaatatattttaacactATACCGTTCTTTGGACAGACGTTATACTTTTTCTTATACAAAAAACAACAGGTAGAACCGTTTCTTCGGAGACTGGATAATGTCACCTTACCACCTCATGCTCAAGTTCATACTGTCATTACGGAATCACGTCGGCAAATACTGTCACGTACTCTTTAAATTTAATACGTCACTGAGCATTGCATCATCaaaaacacacgcatatacacatacacacacaataaacccGGACGTGTTATGCAAAACGATGATGTATGGAGAAACATGTAAGTTCGGTTCAGGAGTTGCAAAATGATTgtattctcattaaaaaaagacatataggcctacacacttttgttttgtttcagcaATTTGTCCTTTTCCCCTTGAGACAGGCGGGCGTTTGTTTGTGCGCGgatatacaaacaaaaaacaaacaatgaagACACATAACTGTGTTTGTGTCAAATTACAGTTAAAACGGGGGAAACTTGACTATTACCGAGCAGTATCGTACTGTACTTGACAGATAAGTGCCAGATTCAGCACCAGATTTAGCTCAGACAACTGTATTGAATCAATGAAAATACACCTCATTTAAGCATACAACTAGTCTGATTAACAGATCAGAGCTTAATTGCAAGATCGTTTTCATCACAGTgggaaacaaaaatatgaagacagaAATTGCAAGTGAATTGCAAATCTGAGAGATCTCCACTCCCTTAGTGAATGGCCAAACACTGTTCCGCTCGCGGAATTTGACACCTCTTGGGTGTGTTCAGGGTCTCATGCTAATTAAAACGGTCATCCGTATCTGGTGTAGGAACGACCTAATATTTCGTATTCAGGCGTGCACCAAACTCTCAACACAGTGTAGGCAGCCTGGGGGCAGAAGTAATGAGAATGCAACGTGGGATTCTGTATTCACCGAATGTTTGTGGTAAGATCAGAAGACATGCAGCAATGGAAAGTGAAACACTTAGCCAAGGTTTTCAGTTATCTCTTGATTACACAACCCTGAAATCTCAGGTGTCATATTTTACAACGTGGCCTTACTCTGCTGTATGTATTGAAGGAAGGTGACAgtatttatgttgttgttgtctAGTTTTCAAACAGCTAAATACTGCAAGAAATACCACAAAGTCTTATAGGCTTCATGAATTTATTGACCCTCGCGTTTTCATAACATATGAGCTTAATGTGGCAACAAAATATGTGCTAACAAACGCAAGACGAACAAAATTTCAATACTCTTTTAGGCAGTTTGTACATTAATCTATCCCTCTACCGCTACTAAAGCACTAACTTAATAAGTACAAGCACAAAGCAAACGCAGAAATCCGACGGGTGTGTTGTCAGATGCCAACGATTTGAAATTAGCATCAGAGCAAGAACGGTGTCGAATATTTTTCACTTCGTCGATTCGCCTCTCCCAGTCTGTTACTTTCACGCAAAACTCGACTCCGATGACTCACTCACGTCTCCAAAACTTTGAAAGTATCGGGTGGGTGTGTGACCAGGACAAACGGAAAGTATTCGTGAGAGGGAGagggtttttctctctttttttcgtcGTGTCAAACGTGAACTGGTTCACTTCTAGGAAGGGAGCGTATGGGTCTGAAATGGGAAATTCTACCGAAGGAACGCTTTCACAACAGGTATAGACACTCAACACGGGTGTCATCGATATCTAATATTGGCTATGCACGGCCCCCTCCCAAAGGATTATGTCGTATAGTGTGAACGTGTTGGTAAACGGCACTCtgggaaggaatgaaaaaatctCTGACGTTAGTCTGGAAGCCTTTGCAGCGACCATTAGGCTGATGGCTCTGACCTAACGGATTAGTGTTCGATTCACTTCGTGATAACCTTCAAATCTCTTGCGAAATTTACCGCAAGCGATAACAGACGTAGCTCGCATCCCACAGCACATGATATTTCTCTCCCTGGCAGTCCTTGATCCATGACCATATCAGAGACTTGCTCCCGaacccgaaacacacacacaaaaaaaaaaaggctttcatcAATGTCATGTTTCCCCAATGATGGTGTAAAATTACACATCACGAAGCTGATCAATGTAGCGTAGGGCTATTTATTCGCTACTGATATTATAACTGTCACACAATCACAAGCCATTCAAGTAAATTTACCAATGTCTCGTTACGTAACGAGGCCTTCgacagaagagaagagaggatatATTCGccttgttttttaaaatgtttaacgaAACAGTTAGGTTACACGCGAATACTTTTCGCCCATTCGAATCTTTTTAAGGAATTCTCTCAAATGACTCTTTACCGGCCATATACAAAATGAGACTAAAGAACCatcatggaaatgaaaattatgacCAGAAGACCAAAAGCTGATAAACTGTGACGTAAATGCAATCAGGGCAGCCAAATAAGTTGAAAAGGTGATGTCTTGCACGAGACTTGTTGAACTGGATGGCCGTGTGTCAggtgttggggaagggggaggggaggaggaggaggaggaggaggaggagaagaggtggGAGGAgtgtggtggtggaggtgggtgGGGGGACCTAGATGCTTACCTGCTGTACCAGAGTGACGAAAGAAAAGTGCAGCAGGGAGAGAGTGAAAGTGTTTTCGAGTGAACAAGCTGGCTCGTAGTAATTGCAGTGGGGTTGACCCTTTGTGCGCAAGTGTGTGTGAACTCACGACCTGGCCATGGCGGGTTTAGTAACTGTCTAGCTTGAGCTGatacctggactctctctctctctctctctctctctctctctctctctctctctctctctctcgggtgggACTGGCCATCCGTGCCTGGTTTGGCAACAGTCTAACTTAAACTGATACGACGCTGTCTCTCTCGTTCTTTGATCACGGCCATGAAGTTCACGGAATCTTTCGCAACATCACCTAAAAACCGATCGGCCagtgtaactgtgtgtgtgtgtgtgtgagagagagagagagagagagagagagaattcaaagcaAGGTATTATCTCTTTGTCAGATTTGAGCTGAGAAGAATCATCAGAGATTTTAATCTTGTTCTTGAAAGTATTCTAAGCTAAACtttaaataatatttcctttAAGACAATGATTTATTCACGATCCTTTACTTGAAATTTACATCGTGATATTCTGATTGTTTCGCTACGTAAGTCTTTGTCCTTTGGTGACTTTGTTTAATTTTCGTTCTTTATCTCATTAGTATGCAATGGTGTTACTGAACGAAACACTGGATATATTTCTTCTCTTCGATCATAGATTGTGTAGGCCTAAATGTATAACAGCCAAAACTTTTTACGTGTACAATTCATCATCTTctcaaaatgattgaaaattgtCGGATTTGCTTTTAGAATTCTTTATATTTACCATAGAAGTCTTACTGCCAAAAAGCTGGTGTTATCATCTTACACTCGCCGGATAGGTCTATTGGGAAACAAGAAGCTTTGCAAAGGATCTGTAAAATATTGTTTACACTTGTCTTTCTCTATCACCTGTATATGTAgctgtataaacatatactgtatgtgtccCGTAAACAGTTAATGATATCTCCCGCCCTCTTTTCTCCCTCCAAGGTATTGTTGGCCTTCGTAGTGTGCTGCGCGGCTGTGGCGGTCGTCTACGGCACGGAGCCTGACATTCGGCGGATTTCCATCTTGGAAATCTTACAGAACAACCCAGCCCTTCGGGAAGAGCTCTCGGCCAAGATAAAAGCTAACAAGGACAGTCCCGACGAAACCACCATAGCCCCAGCTACCGGTGCTGACGCTGCAACCACCACCCCGGCTCCCCAAGCTGATTCCCCACCCGAGGCCACCGCAGAGACGACAACGCCCGCTGCCGAGGAGGAGAAGACCAGCGGACGTCCCATCAGAAGGCGCCGCCCTGTGGTGGCCGAATCTGAAAAATTCTCAGACGCCGAATCCGGCCACCGCCTCAGGGTCGTCCCTAACGGCAACGCCGAGGACAAAAGGCAAAATGGTCGTAGATTCCCCGGCGCTAgttaaagaagaataagaagatgaagaagaagaagaagaagaagaagaagaagaagaagaagaagaagaagaagaagaacgagaccATTGCCatgattcaaaacaaaacaaaaaaaatccaatatCAAAACACGAGAGTTGAGATTTCCGCTTTTGAGGATTTGTGTTTAAAAAGGAAGACTCTGAAAATTATGTCTCCTGTGTAGACCCTTTCGGGAGGAACCTTTTTTACCATTTGTCTCTGAAGTTCGACGATTCTTTTGTGAAATGTTtgccaccccccgccccccgtcACCCCCCAACCCCTCACGCATTTGCGAAAAGGATTCTTACTAAAAGTGTGCGAGAGAATAAAGCGAAACTCCCCTCTCTTCGATGTCAACTATGGtctaccaaatatatatatacttccagaCTCCGAAGTAGTTTACACTGTTatttaatttcaagaaatttttgttttctctttcgcTCTGTTTCTTAGTAAACGTTGAAAATTTTATAGAATGGTTGTTAGGATTTGCGagtaatgcaaaacaaaacatgTACTTCTATTAGAGCAAGACGTTTAAGGAGATACTGTGTCATTGCTTTGTTTTAaaactccactttttttttcttacacggAAATGTAacaaacattttgtaaataaaagtatgaaaaaattcaCGTTATGTTTGAACCACTTCCCTCGGCTAGTCTCAGTACAAGGCACTGGAGCAGATTTTCAGggtagatgaaataaataaaataacgcaCAGAAGCTAATATCTCCTCCATTCCAGGTGTGTCTGTTTAATTTACTTTATCCTCAAACTTCAttattttccaccttttcctgTAATTTGTCTCACTAGGCTGATTACCCTTAGGAACCCCTCTCGAGTTCATAATCTGTACACTCTGTTCGTAAGGGCTTTCAGCTGAAGGtctaaagaaagagaaattaagaagctatatataaaaaaatatatcagatttcCAAGTCCCAACGGGGAGTTAATAACTAGTTCGTAGTGGTTAGTGCTCACTCTATTGGGTTCTTGATTATTTCCCAACTTGGCAACACGTTCTGCTCCAGCTTACTAAAAGACGGGCGTGGTTCAGATTGTAATTCATCATCAGGCCCGCTGGGCAAGTGACTCACTGTTCCAGCAACATGAAAAAGGTTACAGAAGAACAAAGCATGTTTTCCTAATGAGGATAAAATTGGATGAAAACAGATAAGTTTTGTAGGCAAGTCTGAATGTGAAGATGGAGTATAGGTCTAGCTGACGTAACATGCATTGTGCAGGCAGTTTCTCATGGTGTGATGACTTATTATTACCTTTTGCATACATTTGAAGCTGGAACCTGATGTGAAAAGGAAATCCCtgaatttcatctttcattcCAGTCTAAATTAATAACAGATCACGGTAATACGATTACTTCCATCGAGAATAGTTGAATCAATCTTACTTTCTATCGACTCAATCACAAGGTCATTTTCTTCAACAAACATCAAccctttctcaaataaaaaaaactttcatacatttttttttcgatATCCTATATAATGTCCTGACTTACAATGATTAAATTCTCCTCTTTCATATCCCTACGTTAACCAATGAATACTCCTTTGGTCTATTCCTCCAGAACATTTCCACCACCTAGACATACCCTACACACATTGGTCAGCCACTCATTCGTAATATCACGACTGTTCTATAATACCTCAGTCGTGATATCAtcaataattatatcaataaagttcaacaAACATGCCATGGAGTATGTAAATAATAATCCTAACAAGcctgtgaataatgattaatgatgaagataaCGGTGCTTAAtggacaacaataaaaaaaaagaccaaaaatttccaaaaaaaaaattaatattgtcacaCATAATGAACATCAATAACACTGAATATGTCAACAGTAATACTAAAAAGccttataaataatgataaataatgaagatgatgccgattagtgaataaaaaaataattaattgatgaaaatgcattaaaatggataataaaaaaatacttctacTCACAAAATTTGAGTTCTTGTCTTGATTATCAATTCAGTAGAGAAGTCAGTCGCGTTAATCTATAATTTATACAGGCAGGTGTCATCAGCTAAGAGCTGGGGAAAGCCGCGATTTGCATTTGGTGTACCCCTACCAAACAGAAAGACGAGGACATGGTACAGTTAATGTAATTTCAGAGTCACAGACCCAGTCGTTGCCACAGAGTTTAGCAGTTTTCTTGGCACTGGAAGCCACGGATATTTTTCCATCATGTGCCTTTTGTTCTTGTTCAAGATGTGAGACATCTGTTCCAGCTCGTCTCCAATCAACAAGAGCTTTCGTGAAGTTTTTGTTAGAATATTTTAACTTCAATCTAACCTCTTTCCAAtcaaggtatatttttttctacagtgTCCTGGTGCTGAGGTAAGGCTCCAAATATTGCCGGTTCGGGGTGTATTTACATGTCCAGTGACTGGAAAATACTGGCAAGAGTTGTATGTGTAAATGAACAACCTCTAGAACAGCCATTGTTGTTTTACTGGTCTTTGGGTTTGTGCTCGTCAGGTCCCCCCCTCAGTCAACTTTTCCATAGAAACTTGGTTCCTCATAGTGGTCGATGAATGAATGGAGAGGAAGGCATGCCTTGCAGATTGCTATTTCATTGCCCTTGAAGGTAGCAGAGTAGCTCAATATCCACTTCTTGCTCTCTTTGGCCTTAGATAGCTTCTTGGGTTCCTTGTGAATATTACTTTGCAGGTATGTTGTCTGCTAGTTAGACTCCCCAGTTGATCAGCATGCCTCGAAAATCACATTACCCACCTCATCCCTCGATTTGGAGAAAAGCACCCTTTCTTGCAGATGCAAGGAGGACTAACCTTCTTGGCTGGAATAGTTTTCTTGGTGCAAGTCTCCATAACAAAaacacccccccttttttttttctttaagcaaCAATAGTAGCCCATGCATCTGGTCTGCTAGCACTGACCAAcactgtctcttcctttttcctgATATACCGGATGTTCTGCCTCGTCACCAGAAGGTTCCACAGGCTAGGAACCACTGGTGGTGGTGGCACAAGCACCTGGCTTCAAAACTAATGGGGATGGCACACTTGCCCATGGGGCTGCTAGTGGCACAGTGGGATATATCAGTACATTCTGTTTCACTATGACTGCTACAAAAGGCAACCACTTATCATCTGAGTGTCAGTCATTACTGTCACCATCATCTGAACGGGAAATGTCATCCAACTATCTTTACCTTGACCAAGAAAGCCACCAACACACgctatttccatttcattctctttttttccacaccacctGGTGACTGTTCCGCCACTTCACACACATCCACAGGATCTACATTGTCTAAACTCATTATAGTGGCAACATTATCGCTCGATGATTAACAATACCGCAAAAATATAGAGGTAAAATTAGTTATTCACAAAGAGTAGGGTTACTGATTGGCTCTCACGAAACAATAACAAAGGAGCACTGATTTAGAAATTGAAAAATCCTTTAGAACGGCTCTCCAGAAACAGGAACCGTAGATTGACTTTCCAGATACGGAGACCTTAGGTTGGCTGACTAGCCGCATGGAGTAGAACATTATTCTCGATGACATACATTCCTTATAACGCCTCTCAGAAACATTGTGGGCAGTCGATATATCTGGACGAAAAATGCTTTGCAGTACAAtcaattttcgaccatttcattctgcctcatttttttttcgcaTGTTTAAGGAAGGGATTCCTGTTCTAAGCTGAACTTAGACTCGTATCACAAagcgaagagaagaagaatattagTAATAACGTCTTCTTTGATTCGTCTTCTTGAGATGGAGGTTAGTATAAAGCAATAATTTTTGGGATGACATATCCTAATACCACAAAATTCGTCATTATTACAATGTTACTCTTAAAAGTTTATTGACTGATGGTTTGCAGGCTATCTGGCGTCACTACCATTAACCCTGGTAGCTGTCACGCCAAATCACCTATGATTAATCACTCAATGGAGCTTTGAAACTTCAAATTTGAGGTTCAAATCAGTAATGAGAATACATGTTCGTTGTAGCCAACATTTACGAAACGAAAAACCGCGAAAAAAATAAACGCTTCTGTACGAGTGTGCCTAACGCGCATGCGTCACACCAACAACAGCTTATGATACCAGAGTACTGTTGAGActgataaaaatgttttgcagTCTGGACTATAAATGATCTCACCTTCATATGACATAATGAGGATATCAGGACAACGACGTTGAGTTATACAAGGAATGGCAAAGTCTGAATGTCCATAACGAAAAGGaacttgaaaaatgacaatgaaactgaaaatttaagtCTAATTCAGCATAATTCAAGATGAATCCTTCGTTGCAATTAACCTATGTAAACATTGTAAAAACAATTATTGCAAAAGCAGTAAAAAGCAAAATGTATACTGACTACACTaatgaagaaaatgtaattaaaaatcaaacaaaagagaTACATCATCAACGGGTAACGGCCCAAGGAAAAAAATGTTCGGTTAAACAAACAGCACTTACCAAACTTGTGTAATCGAACGAACTCAGGAACAATAATCTTTTACACTTCATTCTACGATCGTTGATCGTTTCTCGCcgatatataaacaattaaaaatcttCCGCACGTATCACACATGCAGATACCACATCAGGGTTATTCAAAAGTAAACACATTTTTGCAGAAAACCGGTTAAACAGTGAAAGGGCGCTGCAGAGCCATTGACTGAGGAGTGACAACTCTCACTACACTCCGCTCGTTAAACAGGAGATCGTATTGTAACTTACGATAGCCACAGTTGCCATCCACAGGTCTATGCAAAGTCTATGTTTACAAAGAATCTTGGAAACTATTGTAAATGAATTTGTGGTAGACCATGACGCTAGGAACGATTTCTATGCAGTTAGTCTAGTCTCAGTCCGTCGCAAATGGGTGTTAGACCTATACCCTATGTAAACGGTggttaataaagaataaaataagaataatgctTATTCGCGAGGTCTC encodes:
- the LOC136832490 gene encoding uncharacterized protein — its product is MKGVLLAFVVCCAAVAVVYGTEPDIRRISILEILQNNPALREELSAKIKANKDSPDETTIAPATGADAATTTPAPQADSPPEATAETTTPAAEEEKTSGRPIRRRRPVVAESEKFSDAESGHRLRVVPNGNAEDKRQNGRRFPGAS